The Verrucomicrobiia bacterium genome window below encodes:
- a CDS encoding DUF3108 domain-containing protein, with protein sequence MHRRWICVLLAAACGLFAARATRAEDPAPALPLGEKLHYKITWLGIPVGTGELRVEEKTTLDGREVYHAVGFIETNRILRKIFPMHDEAESWIDAVTLESLQFEKKIDELILNTHEKMTFDAPRRKGRFESLKSGETQEFDIPAAAHDVISAAFWARRQELAPDRPARTVLIADRKEWELELDTVGVETIKWQGKKVEVLRVDPVTRVGGEEKRGRASFYLTLDAARKPLRIVFKAPFGSVVGTLEPEKG encoded by the coding sequence ATGCATCGAAGATGGATCTGCGTTTTACTGGCCGCGGCCTGCGGGCTCTTTGCCGCGCGAGCGACTCGCGCGGAGGACCCCGCTCCCGCTCTGCCTCTCGGCGAAAAGCTCCACTATAAAATCACCTGGCTTGGGATTCCTGTCGGCACCGGCGAATTAAGGGTCGAAGAAAAGACGACGCTGGACGGCAGGGAGGTCTATCACGCCGTCGGGTTCATCGAAACCAACCGCATCCTGCGTAAGATTTTTCCCATGCACGACGAGGCCGAGAGCTGGATCGACGCCGTGACCCTGGAATCGCTGCAATTCGAGAAAAAAATCGACGAGCTCATCCTCAACACGCACGAGAAGATGACCTTTGATGCGCCGCGGCGCAAAGGCCGCTTCGAATCGCTGAAGAGCGGCGAAACGCAGGAGTTCGATATTCCCGCCGCAGCCCATGACGTGATCAGCGCCGCGTTCTGGGCCCGCCGCCAGGAGCTCGCGCCGGACCGGCCCGCGCGCACCGTCCTGATCGCGGACCGGAAGGAATGGGAACTCGAACTGGACACTGTGGGCGTCGAGACGATCAAGTGGCAGGGCAAAAAAGTGGAGGTCCTGCGCGTGGACCCTGTCACGCGCGTGGGAGGAGAGGAAAAGCGGGGACGCGCCTCGTTTTACCTGACGCTCGATGCCGCGAGGAAACCCCTACGCATCGTCTTCAAGGCGCCCTTCGGCTCCGTCGTCGGCACGCTAGAGCCGGAAAAAGGCTAA
- a CDS encoding trypsin-like peptidase domain-containing protein, which produces MKAFFRRITNPEGAPENPLPPQEILPEAELLDAYSAAVIGAAEKINPSVVNIDVVKTHPGPANARLPRQSGGSGSGFVFTPDGYILTNSHVVSGADTIDVTFSDGQVFSAQLVGDDPDTDLAVIRISAPRLAAAALGDSEKLRPGQLVTAMGNPFGFQYTVTAGVVSALGRSFRAQTGRLIDNVIQTDAALNPGNSGGPLVNARGEVVGVNTAIIQPARGISFAIAINTAKFVAGLLIKNGFIRRGYLGIAGQNVPLLRRVVRFYHLEAVTGILVISVEKGSAAETAGLLPGDILLEFDGRKTAGLDDLHKFLIERPAGQAAELTVLRGADKRSLVITPEERPS; this is translated from the coding sequence ATGAAAGCATTTTTCCGCAGGATCACGAATCCGGAAGGCGCGCCGGAAAATCCTTTGCCGCCGCAAGAGATACTCCCCGAGGCTGAACTTTTGGATGCTTATTCCGCGGCCGTGATCGGCGCGGCGGAGAAAATCAATCCGTCGGTCGTCAACATCGACGTCGTGAAAACCCATCCCGGTCCCGCGAACGCGCGCCTGCCGCGCCAATCCGGCGGCAGCGGTTCGGGCTTTGTCTTCACGCCGGACGGCTATATTCTGACCAACAGCCATGTGGTGAGCGGCGCGGACACGATCGACGTCACTTTTTCGGACGGGCAGGTTTTCTCGGCGCAGCTCGTGGGCGACGACCCGGACACGGACCTCGCGGTCATCCGCATCTCGGCGCCTCGTCTTGCGGCCGCGGCGCTGGGGGACTCGGAAAAGCTGCGCCCCGGCCAGCTGGTCACTGCCATGGGAAATCCCTTTGGCTTTCAATATACAGTGACGGCCGGTGTCGTCAGCGCGCTGGGGCGTTCCTTCCGCGCCCAGACCGGAAGGCTGATCGACAATGTGATCCAGACGGACGCGGCGCTCAACCCCGGCAATTCCGGCGGGCCGCTCGTCAACGCACGCGGGGAAGTCGTGGGCGTGAACACGGCCATCATCCAGCCCGCGCGCGGCATCAGCTTCGCCATCGCGATCAATACCGCGAAATTCGTGGCCGGGCTGCTGATCAAAAACGGATTCATCCGCCGCGGTTATCTCGGCATTGCGGGACAGAATGTGCCGCTCCTGCGCCGCGTGGTGCGCTTTTATCACCTCGAGGCCGTGACCGGTATCCTGGTGATCAGCGTGGAGAAGGGGAGTGCCGCGGAAACGGCGGGCCTTTTGCCGGGAGACATCCTCCTGGAGTTCGACGGCCGGAAAACCGCGGGACTCGATGATCTCCACAAGTTCTTGATCGAGCGGCCCGCGGGACAGGCCGCGGAGCTGACGGTCCTGCGCGGCGCGGACAAGCGTTCCTTAGTGATCACGCCCGAAGAGCGGCCCTCGTAA